From Nitrospirota bacterium, the proteins below share one genomic window:
- the pgsA gene encoding CDP-diacylglycerol--glycerol-3-phosphate 3-phosphatidyltransferase: protein MNLPNYITLIRIVLIPFFINLMIYDYYRSALAVFVAACVTDALDGLIARVTNSITELGALLDPIADKLLILSAFVTLVLLKMLPVWLVIIVVSRDVILILGSLVIYFLGHDLKAKPSFIGKATTVLQLLVVTLSLLLKAFGKEPAGTHVLHWTTAVFTLVSGIQYIVRGTRIVS, encoded by the coding sequence ATGAACCTTCCTAACTATATCACTCTCATCAGAATTGTCCTCATCCCGTTTTTTATTAATTTAATGATCTACGATTATTACCGGTCGGCACTCGCTGTTTTCGTCGCTGCTTGCGTGACCGATGCGCTCGACGGATTGATCGCGCGAGTTACCAACTCCATAACGGAATTGGGCGCGCTTCTTGATCCGATCGCGGATAAATTGCTTATTCTTTCAGCGTTCGTGACCCTGGTGCTGCTCAAGATGCTCCCGGTGTGGCTCGTCATAATTGTGGTGAGCAGGGATGTGATCCTGATCCTTGGCAGCCTTGTTATCTATTTTTTGGGGCACGATTTGAAGGCCAAGCCATCGTTCATCGGCAAGGCCACCACGGTGTTGCAGCTGCTCGTGGTAACGCTATCGCTGCTCCTGAAGGCATTCGGCAAAGAGCCGGCGGGGACACACGTCCTGCACTGGACAACGGCCGTATTCACGCTGGTTTCAGGAATACAGTACATCGTGCGCGGAACCCGGATCGTCAGCTGA
- a CDS encoding helix-turn-helix domain-containing protein, with product MKISDMIRQALEKKGFKNLKDASKVLGISPELLRVTINKGHIPKDSTLMVIANKLGLDKSMLVLAAHQEKVPDEVKGFFLSPSQAKFKRGKRKFPLSEEQTSYLEKILSIDEIMMLRKLRQVSDEAMVQINGYVDFMFASKKRP from the coding sequence ATGAAGATATCTGATATGATCAGACAGGCATTGGAAAAGAAAGGCTTCAAAAATCTTAAGGACGCTTCGAAAGTGCTCGGCATCAGCCCTGAGCTTCTGCGGGTCACGATCAATAAAGGGCACATACCGAAGGACTCGACGCTCATGGTGATCGCGAACAAGCTGGGGCTGGACAAGTCCATGCTCGTTCTTGCGGCCCACCAGGAAAAGGTCCCGGACGAGGTCAAAGGATTTTTCCTTTCCCCATCGCAGGCGAAGTTCAAGCGGGGAAAGCGAAAATTTCCGCTGTCCGAAGAACAGACCAGTTACCTGGAAAAGATCCTGAGCATCGATGAAATCATGATGTTGCGGAAATTGCGTCAGGTTTCCGATGAGGCGATGGTGCAGATAAACGGGTACGTTGATTTCATGTTCGCTTCCAAGAAGAGACCCTGA
- a CDS encoding DUF512 domain-containing protein — MLEIEHILPGSIAEELGLQAGDVLDSLNGKDVHDVIDYRFWVAEERIVIAFHTKDGKAKKLLIEKDPDDNLGLEFSPFRITRCHNRCIFCFVDQMPAGCRKSLYVKDDDFRASFLHGNYITLGALSENDWERIFRERLSPLYISVHTTDHPLRTFMLGNRKAPDILASMKRLASGGIMMHTQIVLCPGINDGDRLQKTLDDLSGLFPAVASIAVVPVGITSFRKTLFRLRSFTRSEARAVIERIAKLGSRFKRQLGTRLVFASDEFFIKAGEPFPRLSFYEELPQRENGVGMVSEFLRDVSRTRIPIKTTPMKLTLVTGVSFGRILKHALERFRTVEGPTIRLVIAQNGFFGPSVTVAGLLTGQDILRALKGKRLGDLVLIPSSALKEDEDLFLDNMQLAQLEQALSVRVLKADTFSELVNVLRGKGRRF, encoded by the coding sequence TTGCTCGAGATCGAACATATCCTGCCGGGCAGTATTGCTGAAGAACTGGGCTTGCAAGCGGGGGACGTGCTTGACTCTTTGAACGGGAAAGACGTCCATGACGTTATCGATTACCGTTTCTGGGTCGCTGAAGAACGTATCGTTATTGCGTTTCATACAAAGGACGGCAAGGCCAAAAAGCTCCTTATTGAGAAAGACCCTGACGACAACCTCGGGCTGGAGTTCTCTCCGTTCCGCATCACCCGGTGCCATAACCGGTGCATCTTCTGCTTTGTCGATCAAATGCCGGCCGGTTGCCGGAAAAGCCTGTATGTAAAGGACGACGACTTCCGGGCTTCTTTCCTGCACGGAAATTATATTACGCTCGGCGCCCTTTCAGAAAATGACTGGGAGAGGATCTTTCGTGAGCGGTTGTCTCCGCTTTATATCTCCGTTCATACCACGGACCACCCGCTCCGTACCTTCATGCTGGGAAACAGGAAGGCGCCTGATATCCTGGCGAGCATGAAGCGTCTGGCCTCGGGCGGAATTATGATGCATACGCAGATCGTTCTGTGCCCCGGGATCAACGACGGCGATCGCTTGCAGAAGACGCTGGACGATCTGTCCGGTCTTTTCCCGGCGGTCGCTTCCATAGCAGTAGTCCCGGTTGGAATAACGTCATTCAGAAAAACGTTATTTCGCCTCAGGTCGTTTACCCGGTCCGAGGCGCGTGCGGTGATCGAACGTATTGCCAAACTCGGGTCTCGGTTCAAACGACAGCTCGGGACCCGGCTTGTTTTTGCTTCTGATGAATTCTTCATCAAGGCGGGAGAGCCGTTCCCCCGGCTGTCTTTTTACGAGGAACTTCCCCAGAGAGAGAACGGCGTGGGCATGGTGTCCGAATTTCTGCGTGATGTATCACGCACCCGGATCCCGATAAAAACGACGCCGATGAAATTGACCCTGGTTACCGGGGTATCATTCGGCCGTATTCTCAAACACGCCCTTGAGCGGTTCAGAACGGTTGAAGGACCAACAATCAGACTGGTGATCGCGCAGAACGGTTTTTTCGGGCCTTCGGTTACGGTTGCAGGGCTCTTGACAGGACAGGACATTCTCCGGGCGCTCAAGGGTAAGCGTCTGGGAGACCTCGTTCTGATACCCTCCAGTGCGCTGAAGGAAGATGAAGACCTGTTCCTTGACAACATGCAACTCGCACAGTTGGAGCAGGCGCTCTCTGTCAGGGTACTGAAAGCAGATACCTTCAGTGAACTGGTCAACGTGCTGCGTGGTAAGGGGAGGCGCTTCTGA
- a CDS encoding shikimate dehydrogenase, whose protein sequence is MISGKTSIYGIFGHPVEHTFSPGMHNSAFKKLGMDACYVPFAVPPGGLADAVRAIVPLGLRGVNVTVPHKERVLAFLDELSEEARLIGAVNTIEIRKGRLIGHNTDGRGFLRSLREHGDLDPKGKKFLFIGSGGAARAVSFSLALAGAAEIVFRDLDARKASVLANDIREKTGVPAITIGQESLSEHAADADCLINATPLGLKKTDPLPIPAKFVTRNHLVCDLVYNPPETALLNVAKKRHAKRLSGLGMLLYQGVIALEIWTGGKAPVLVMKNALARQIR, encoded by the coding sequence ATGATTTCAGGAAAGACGTCGATCTACGGCATATTCGGACACCCTGTGGAGCACACCTTCTCGCCGGGGATGCATAATAGCGCATTCAAAAAACTCGGTATGGATGCCTGCTACGTGCCCTTTGCGGTCCCTCCCGGGGGCCTGGCGGATGCCGTGCGAGCAATAGTTCCTCTCGGTCTCCGCGGAGTGAACGTCACGGTCCCGCACAAAGAACGCGTGCTTGCCTTTCTTGATGAACTTTCTGAAGAGGCGCGGCTGATCGGCGCGGTGAATACAATCGAGATCAGAAAAGGGCGGCTGATCGGCCACAATACCGACGGCAGAGGGTTCCTGCGGTCTCTCAGGGAGCATGGGGATCTGGATCCTAAAGGGAAAAAATTTCTGTTCATCGGCTCGGGCGGTGCGGCCCGCGCCGTGAGCTTCAGTCTGGCGCTTGCCGGCGCTGCTGAGATCGTCTTTCGAGACCTTGATGCCCGAAAAGCATCTGTGCTCGCGAATGATATCCGGGAAAAGACCGGGGTGCCGGCAATAACCATAGGACAGGAGTCGCTCTCGGAACATGCGGCTGATGCCGATTGTCTGATCAATGCCACTCCGCTCGGTCTTAAGAAAACGGACCCCCTGCCGATACCCGCAAAGTTCGTCACGAGAAATCATCTCGTTTGTGATCTTGTCTATAACCCTCCGGAAACCGCACTTTTGAATGTGGCAAAGAAGCGGCACGCCAAGAGACTATCCGGTCTCGGCATGCTTTTATACCAGGGTGTTATCGCCTTAGAAATATGGACCGGGGGGAAAGCGCCGGTCCTGGTCATGAAGAACGCACTTGCCAGGCAGATACGATAA
- the pilB gene encoding type IV-A pilus assembly ATPase PilB, which translates to MSGRLGSMLVSSGLITEDQLQKALASQKSQGGRLGSILVKMQFVQEDKLMTFLSKQYGVPYVDLSKFEINPAVIKHIPAEVAQKYRIMPINRAGATITIAMVDPSNIFAIDDIKFMTGYNVEAVVATEGAIVEAVKKYYGSGAKSLVAAKSGGIAQAAQPREEKKISLDAKDYAMDESVDENAFVDDIDTGGEVDVDDFDNLVHGAVDELEVIEDEKLDALSGEVEAPIVKLVNGILLRAAKAGVSDIHIEPYEKKFRVRYRLDGVLKTVMGLPLKIRNAIISRIKIMSSLDIAERRLPQDGRIKLKMSKNKVMDFRVSVLPTLFGEKIVMRLLDKSNLQLDMTKLGFDEDQLVDFKEALGKPFGMVLVTGPTGSGKTTTLYSALSELNTDSENIMTAEDPVEFNLMGINQVQMKDEIGLNFAAALRSFLRQDPDIIMVGETRDYETAEIGVKAALTGHLVLSTLHTNDAPSTINRLLNMGVEPFLVSSAVILIVAQRLVRKACQNCKKPQKLPVETFIDAGFDPEEAKSIVSYRGEGCEICNQTGYKGRVALYEVMPLKDEIKELILQGASVFDLKKAAVNGGMKTLRASGLLKVKAGLTSLEEVVENTFPDKN; encoded by the coding sequence ATGTCTGGAAGACTCGGCTCGATGCTGGTATCGTCGGGTCTGATCACGGAAGACCAGTTGCAGAAAGCGCTCGCGTCGCAGAAAAGCCAGGGCGGCAGGCTTGGCTCTATCCTGGTGAAGATGCAGTTTGTGCAGGAAGACAAACTGATGACGTTCCTGAGCAAACAGTATGGCGTCCCCTATGTCGACTTGAGCAAATTTGAGATCAATCCCGCCGTCATAAAACATATTCCCGCGGAAGTAGCCCAGAAATATCGCATCATGCCGATCAATCGCGCCGGCGCCACGATCACCATCGCCATGGTCGACCCCTCCAATATATTCGCCATTGACGACATCAAATTTATGACCGGCTATAATGTCGAGGCGGTTGTGGCAACCGAAGGCGCGATTGTTGAAGCGGTCAAAAAATATTACGGCTCCGGCGCCAAGTCCCTCGTTGCCGCCAAAAGCGGCGGGATTGCACAAGCGGCACAACCCCGGGAAGAGAAAAAGATCTCCCTGGACGCCAAAGATTATGCGATGGACGAATCGGTCGATGAAAACGCTTTTGTCGATGATATCGATACCGGCGGAGAGGTTGACGTCGATGATTTCGATAACCTCGTTCATGGCGCAGTCGATGAACTCGAGGTCATTGAAGATGAAAAGCTGGACGCGTTGTCGGGAGAAGTTGAAGCGCCGATCGTGAAACTCGTGAACGGTATTCTGCTCCGGGCGGCAAAGGCGGGCGTGAGCGACATCCATATTGAGCCCTACGAGAAAAAGTTCAGGGTGCGGTACCGGCTCGACGGCGTGCTGAAAACGGTCATGGGTCTTCCCCTCAAGATCAGGAATGCGATCATTTCCCGTATCAAGATCATGTCGTCCCTCGACATCGCCGAGCGGAGACTTCCGCAGGACGGCAGGATCAAGCTCAAGATGAGCAAGAACAAGGTCATGGACTTCCGTGTTTCCGTCCTTCCGACCCTCTTCGGGGAAAAGATCGTCATGCGGTTGCTCGACAAGTCGAATCTTCAGCTCGACATGACCAAGCTTGGCTTTGATGAGGACCAGTTGGTGGATTTTAAGGAGGCCCTCGGGAAACCGTTCGGCATGGTGCTGGTGACGGGCCCGACGGGAAGCGGCAAGACCACGACCCTTTACTCGGCGCTGAGCGAACTGAATACCGATTCCGAAAATATCATGACCGCTGAGGACCCGGTGGAATTCAACCTCATGGGCATCAATCAGGTCCAGATGAAGGACGAGATCGGGCTCAACTTTGCCGCTGCGCTCCGTTCCTTTCTCCGTCAGGACCCGGATATCATCATGGTGGGAGAGACCCGTGACTATGAAACTGCGGAGATCGGGGTCAAGGCAGCTCTTACCGGCCACCTCGTGCTCTCCACGCTGCATACCAATGATGCCCCAAGCACCATCAACCGCCTGCTCAACATGGGTGTTGAGCCGTTCCTGGTTTCTTCGGCAGTGATCCTTATCGTTGCCCAGCGGCTTGTACGGAAGGCCTGCCAGAACTGCAAGAAGCCGCAAAAACTGCCGGTTGAGACGTTTATCGACGCGGGGTTCGATCCGGAAGAGGCCAAGTCCATCGTAAGCTACCGGGGCGAAGGTTGCGAAATTTGCAATCAGACCGGGTATAAGGGCAGGGTGGCGCTCTACGAGGTCATGCCTCTCAAGGACGAGATCAAGGAGCTCATCCTGCAAGGCGCATCGGTCTTCGATCTCAAAAAAGCGGCCGTCAACGGAGGAATGAAGACCCTTCGGGCGAGCGGACTGTTGAAAGTGAAGGCTGGATTGACTTCGCTGGAAGAAGTGGTTGAGAACACATTCCCTGATAAAAATTAG
- a CDS encoding type IV pilus twitching motility protein PilT, translated as MANLHDLLKFMIEKGASDLHITTGIPPSIRVDGKIKLIPGLEPLSASQTKDLCYSILTDAQKHKFEENSELDLSFGVKNLSRFRANMFVQRGAVAAAIRTIPFKIKTFQELGLPEIVSDLCKKPRGLVLVTGPTGSGKSTTLASMIDKINSERQEHIITIEDPIEYLHPHKKCLVNQREVNADTKSFKDALKYILRQDPDVVLVGEMRDLETIEAALTIAETGHLTFATLHTNSAAQTMNRIIDVFPPHQQSQVRAQLSFVLEGVMSQQLIPKIGGGRILALEVMIPNVAIRNLIREDKIHQVYSIMQTGQSKFGMMTLNQSLYELYTKKIISYEDCIGRSSNPDELTQMLGRSGLGGGQKVQKEYR; from the coding sequence ATGGCCAACCTGCACGATCTGCTCAAGTTTATGATAGAAAAAGGCGCATCCGACCTCCATATTACCACGGGGATTCCGCCGTCGATCCGCGTTGACGGCAAGATAAAACTGATACCCGGATTGGAACCCCTGAGCGCCTCTCAGACCAAGGACCTCTGTTACAGCATCCTCACCGATGCCCAGAAGCACAAGTTTGAAGAGAACAGCGAACTCGACCTCTCCTTCGGCGTTAAGAACCTGTCCCGCTTTCGCGCAAATATGTTTGTGCAGCGCGGCGCCGTGGCTGCTGCGATCAGGACCATTCCTTTCAAGATCAAAACGTTCCAGGAGCTGGGTCTTCCGGAAATAGTCTCCGACCTTTGTAAAAAACCGAGAGGACTCGTTCTCGTCACCGGGCCCACGGGCAGCGGCAAGTCGACGACACTCGCCTCGATGATCGATAAGATAAACAGCGAGCGTCAGGAACATATCATCACCATCGAAGATCCGATCGAGTATCTCCACCCGCATAAAAAATGCCTGGTAAATCAGCGGGAGGTAAACGCTGACACCAAATCGTTCAAGGACGCCTTGAAATATATTCTCCGGCAGGACCCCGATGTCGTGCTCGTGGGAGAAATGCGCGATCTCGAAACCATTGAAGCGGCCCTGACCATAGCGGAAACAGGACATCTTACGTTCGCGACACTCCATACGAACTCCGCTGCGCAGACGATGAATCGTATCATTGATGTCTTTCCGCCTCACCAGCAATCCCAGGTCAGGGCACAGCTTTCGTTCGTTCTTGAAGGCGTCATGTCCCAGCAGCTCATACCGAAGATAGGCGGAGGCAGAATTCTCGCTCTGGAGGTCATGATCCCGAATGTCGCTATCCGGAACCTTATCCGGGAGGACAAAATCCATCAGGTCTATTCCATTATGCAGACCGGCCAGTCAAAGTTCGGCATGATGACCCTTAATCAGTCTCTGTATGAACTCTATACCAAAAAAATAATTTCGTATGAAGACTGTATCGGCCGTTCGTCGAACCCGGACGAACTCACTCAAATGCTTGGGCGCTCCGGTCTCGGAGGAGGGCAGAAGGTCCAGAAGGAATACCGCTGA